A single region of the Leptodactylus fuscus isolate aLepFus1 chromosome 5, aLepFus1.hap2, whole genome shotgun sequence genome encodes:
- the DUSP6 gene encoding dual specificity protein phosphatase 6, giving the protein MIDKLRPVHLTSDMAVSKSVAWLNEQLELANERLLLMDCRPQELYESSHIEAAINVAIPGIMLRRLKKGNLPIRSLFARGEDRDTFARRCGSDTVILYDENSSDWNENTGGETVLGLLMKRLKDEGCKAYYLEGGFNKFQAEFSVHCETNLDSSCSSSSPPVLGLGGLRISSDSSSDIESDIDRDPNSATDSDGSPLSNTQPSFPVEILPYLYLGCAKDSTNLDVLEEFGIKYILNVTPNLPNLFENAGEFRYKQIPISDHWSQNLSQFFPEAISFIDEARGKSCGVLVHCLAGISRSVTVTVAYLMQKLNLSMNDAYDIVKMKKSNISPNFNFMGQLLDFERTLGLSSPCDNRVPPQQLYFTSPANQNVFKVDSLQST; this is encoded by the exons ATGATAGACAAGCTCAGACCCGTGCACCTCACGTCAGACATGGCGGTCAGCAAGTCGGTGGCCTGGCTGAACGAGCAGCTGGAGCTGGCCAACGAGCGCCTCCTGCTCATGGACTGCAGACCGCAGGAGCTCTACGAGTCGTCCCACATTGAGGCGGCCATCAACGTCGCTATTCCCGGGATCATGCTGCGCCGGCTCAAGAAAGGCAACCTGCCCATCAGGTCGCTGTTTGCCCGCGGAGAGGACCGGGACACGTTTGCCCGGAGATGTGGCTCTGACACGGTCATCCTGTACGATGAGAACAGCAGCGACTGGAACGAGAACACGGGCGGGGAGACGGTGCTGGGGCTGCTCATGAAGAGGCTGAAGGACGAGGGCTGCAAGGCGTACTACCTGGAAG GGGGTTTTAACAAGTTCCAGGCAGAGTTTTCTGTGCATTGTGAAACAAACCTGGATAGTTCTTGCAGCAGCAGTTCTCCTCCAGTCTTGGGTTTGGGAGGCCTCCGCATCAGCTCGGATTCTTCATCAGATATTGAATCTGATATTGATAGGGACCCCAACAGTGCTACAGACTCTGATGGTAGCCCTCTTTCTAACACACAGCCTTCATTCCCAGTTGAAATACTGCCCTATTTGTACCTCGGATGTGCCAAGGATTCCACCAACCTGGATGTTTTAGAAGAATTTGGCATTAAGTACATCCTTAATGTGACCCCAAACTTGCCCAATCTCTTTGAAAATGCTGGAGAGTTCAGGTACAAGCAGATTCCCATATCGGACCACTGGAGTCAAAACCTGTCTCAGTTTTTTCCTGAAGCAATCTCCTTTATTG ATGAAGCACGAGGAAAAAGTTGTGGTGTACTAGTCCACTGCCTGGCTGGAATCAGTCGGTCAGTGACGGTGACCGTTGCCTACCTTATGCAAAAGCTGAACCTTTCCATGAATGATGCCTATGACATTGTCAAGATGAAGAAATCCAACATCTCCCCCAACTTTAACTTCATGGGTCAACTACTGGATTTTGAAAGGACATTAGGTCTTAGCAGCCCTTGTGACAATAGAGTCCCTCCTCAACAATTATATTTCACAAGTCCTGCCAATCAAAATGTCTTTAAAGTAGATTCTTTGCAGTCTACGTGA